A section of the Ranitomeya imitator isolate aRanImi1 chromosome 7, aRanImi1.pri, whole genome shotgun sequence genome encodes:
- the CYBRD1 gene encoding plasma membrane ascorbate-dependent reductase CYBRD1: MEGYKSFLFFLASSLILGFTLVIFVLIWVLHYSDGLAWDGGSAEFNWHPVLIITGFIFIEGIAIIVYRLPWTWKCSKLLMKCIHAGLHLTATVLAVVALVAVFDFHNAKSIPNMYSLHSWVGLTVVILFVLQLVVSIFVYLLPFAPVSMRAALMPIHIYSGLLLFGGIIATSLMGITEKLIFSLKNPPYSNLPPHGVFVNTLGLMITVFGGLIIWITTRPGWKRPPEHVLKDQHPFGSAADEASTADYSKEKSDEDLNSEARKRNLKLDEAGQRSTM; encoded by the exons ATGGAAGGTTACAAAAGTTTTCTGTTTTTCCTTGCGTCATCTCTTATTTTAGGATTCACGTTGGTCATTTTTGTTTTGATCTGGGTTTTACACTACAGTGACGGACTGGCATGGGATGGGGGCAGTGCAGAATTTAACTGGCATCCGGTATTGATCATCACAGGCTTCATCTTCATCGAAGGGATTG CTATTATAGTTTACCGATTACCTTGGACCTGGAAATGTAGCAAGCTGCTCATGAAGTGCATACACGCCGGCCTCCACCTTACAGCAACCGTTCTCGCGGTGGTGGCTTTGGTGGCCGTATTCGATTTCCACAATGCCAAAAGCATTCCCAACATGTACAGTCTGCACAGCTGGGTTGGGCTGACTGTGGTCATACTTTTTGTTCTGCAG CTCGTTGTCAGTATTTTTGTCTACCTACTTCCGTTCGCCCCTGTTTCAATGCGAGCTGCCCTTATGCCGATCCACATCTACTCTGGTCTTCTTCTGTTTGGTGGTATTATTGCGACGTCACTTATGGGAATCACGGAGAAACTCATATTTTCATT GAAAAATCCGCCCTACAGTAATTTGCCACCACATGGAGTCTTCGTGAACACTTTGGGGCTCATGATTACTGTTTTTGGTGGATTAATTATTTGGATTACCACACGACCAGGTTGGAAGAGGCCACCTGAGCACGTCCTGAAAGACCAACATCCATTTGGAAGTGCTGCTGACGAAGCCAGCACCGCTGACTACAGCAAAGAAAAATCTGATGAGGATTTAAATAGTGAAGCCAGAAAGAGGAACCTGAAATTAGATGAAGCCGGGCAAAGATCAACCATGTGA